One Desulfovibrio fairfieldensis genomic window carries:
- the rpoB gene encoding DNA-directed RNA polymerase subunit beta produces the protein MGQLTKQFGKIKISLPIPHLLNLQIDSYQKFLQEGVPEADRRPDEGLEGVFHTVFPIEDFNKTASLEFVSYEVQEPKYDQAECISKGLTYEAPMRIKVRLVVYDADEASGNRTIRDIKEQDIYFGTLPLMTEKGTFIINGTERVIVNQLQRSPGIIFEHDGGKTHTSRKVLYSCRVIPMRGSWLDFDFDHKDILYVRIDRRRKMPATILFKAMGMSKEQILDYFYSREQYLLEDSGRLYWEVRKDLYRKDNAYADITAPDGNVLVKAGKPITKRSWRLICEAGIPAIEVRPDLLDGMFLAEDAVAPLSGEVLAEAADEITPGMLERMREAGIKRLSVLHTKGTDTSSSIRDTLVLDRIPDQQKAQEEIYRRLRPSSPPTAEIAASFFDNLFRNPDYYDLSPVGRYKLNQRLGIDAPADLRTLNDEDILTAIKVLVQLKDSHGPADDIDHLGNRRVRLVGELVENQYRIGLVRMERAIKERMSLQEISTLMPHDLINPKPVAAVLKEFFGTSQLSQFMDQTNSLSEVTHKRRLSALGPGGLTRERAGFEVRDVHTSHYGRICPIETPEGPNIGLIVSLTTFAKVNDYGFIETPYRVVREGRVTDEVVHLDASREGDQVVAQADARLDGEGHLLEEFVTVRVKGEVEMRHRDEVTLMDISPSQMVSISAALIPFLEHDDANRALMGSNMQRQAVPLLRSEKPLVGTGMEVDVARDSGACIVAPADGKVQYADADRIVVAYEGDIYKDQGGVRAYDLLKFHKSNQNSCFGQKPTCYPGQIVKKGQILADGPGIDEGQLALGKNLVVAFMPWCGYNYEDSILISERTVKEDVFTSIHIEEFEVVARDTKLGPEEITRDIPNVSEDMLRNLDESGIIRIGAAVKPDDILVGKITPKGETQLTPEEKLLRAIFGEKARDVKNTSLKVPPGVEGTIIDVKVFNRRSGEKDERTLAIEAHDTSVLDQKEADHMRALTERTRDLLAPHVLGKQIAASLPGKKKGEVLAEAGAALTEEQLAQLPVKKLAGLFKSKEVNDEVAELLRAYDHEVDYLKAIYDAKREKVTEGDDLPPGVIKMVKVHIAIKRKLSVGDKMAGRHGNKGVVSCILPEEDMPFFADGRPVDIVLNPLGVPSRMNIGQIMETHLGWGAKELGRQLAELVDSGAAMQVLRKEVKDVFGSEEVCALVDGMDDEEFVASVKKLRNGIVTKTPVFDSATEEDIWGWMDKAGLENDGKTTLYDGRTGVPFRNRVTTGVMYILKLHHLVDEKIHARSTGPYSLVTQQPLGGKAQFGGQRLGEMEVWALEAYGAAYLLQEFLTVKSDDVTGRVKMYEKIVKGDNFLEAGLPESFNVLVKELMSLGLNVTLHQEEGKKKPKRVGYMRDRDEEAE, from the coding sequence ATGGGCCAGCTCACCAAACAGTTCGGCAAGATCAAGATCTCCCTCCCCATCCCCCATCTGCTGAATCTGCAGATCGATTCATATCAGAAATTCCTCCAGGAAGGCGTGCCCGAGGCCGACCGCAGGCCGGACGAAGGTCTGGAAGGCGTCTTCCATACGGTATTTCCCATTGAGGATTTCAACAAGACCGCCAGCCTGGAGTTCGTCAGTTACGAGGTTCAGGAACCCAAGTACGACCAGGCCGAATGCATTTCCAAGGGCCTGACCTATGAAGCGCCCATGCGCATCAAAGTGCGCCTGGTCGTCTATGATGCCGACGAGGCTTCGGGCAACCGGACCATCCGCGACATCAAGGAGCAGGATATCTACTTCGGCACCCTGCCTCTGATGACCGAAAAAGGCACCTTCATCATCAACGGCACCGAGCGCGTCATCGTCAACCAGTTGCAGCGCTCGCCCGGCATCATCTTCGAGCACGACGGCGGCAAGACCCACACCAGCCGCAAGGTGCTCTATTCCTGCCGGGTGATCCCCATGCGCGGCTCCTGGCTGGACTTTGATTTCGACCACAAAGACATTCTCTACGTGCGCATCGACCGCCGCCGCAAGATGCCCGCCACCATCCTGTTCAAGGCCATGGGCATGAGCAAGGAGCAGATTCTCGACTACTTCTACAGCCGGGAACAGTATCTGCTGGAAGACAGCGGCAGGCTGTACTGGGAAGTGCGCAAGGATCTCTACCGCAAGGACAACGCCTACGCGGACATCACCGCGCCTGACGGCAACGTGCTCGTCAAGGCGGGCAAGCCCATCACCAAGCGGAGCTGGCGGCTGATCTGCGAGGCCGGCATTCCGGCCATTGAAGTGCGCCCCGACCTGCTGGACGGCATGTTCCTGGCCGAGGACGCCGTGGCCCCCCTGAGCGGCGAAGTGCTGGCCGAAGCGGCCGACGAAATCACGCCCGGCATGCTGGAACGTATGCGCGAAGCGGGCATCAAGCGTCTCTCCGTGCTGCACACCAAGGGCACGGACACCTCTTCCTCCATCCGCGACACCCTGGTGCTGGACCGCATCCCGGACCAGCAAAAGGCTCAGGAAGAGATCTACCGCCGCCTGCGCCCGTCCTCGCCGCCCACCGCCGAGATCGCGGCCAGCTTCTTCGACAACCTGTTCCGCAATCCGGATTATTATGACCTTTCGCCCGTGGGCCGCTACAAGCTCAACCAGCGTCTGGGCATCGACGCGCCCGCCGACCTGCGCACCCTGAACGACGAGGACATTCTTACGGCCATCAAGGTGCTGGTCCAGCTCAAGGACAGCCACGGCCCGGCCGACGATATCGACCACCTGGGCAACCGCCGTGTGCGCCTGGTGGGCGAGCTGGTGGAAAACCAGTACCGCATCGGCCTGGTGCGCATGGAGCGCGCCATCAAGGAACGCATGAGCCTGCAGGAAATCTCCACCCTCATGCCCCACGATCTGATCAATCCCAAGCCCGTGGCCGCGGTGCTCAAGGAATTCTTCGGCACGTCCCAGCTCTCGCAGTTCATGGACCAGACCAACTCGCTCTCCGAGGTCACCCACAAGCGCCGTCTCTCGGCCCTGGGCCCCGGCGGCCTGACCCGCGAACGCGCCGGCTTTGAGGTCCGCGACGTACACACCTCGCACTACGGCCGCATCTGCCCCATTGAAACTCCGGAAGGCCCGAACATCGGCCTGATCGTCTCCCTGACCACCTTCGCCAAGGTCAATGACTACGGCTTCATCGAAACCCCCTACCGGGTGGTGCGTGAAGGCCGGGTGACCGACGAGGTGGTGCATCTGGACGCCTCGCGTGAAGGCGATCAGGTGGTGGCCCAGGCCGACGCCCGCCTGGACGGCGAAGGGCATCTGCTGGAAGAATTCGTCACTGTGCGCGTCAAGGGCGAAGTGGAAATGCGCCACCGCGACGAAGTGACCCTGATGGACATTTCGCCCAGCCAGATGGTTTCCATTTCCGCGGCGCTGATTCCCTTCCTGGAACATGACGACGCCAACCGCGCCCTGATGGGTTCCAACATGCAGCGCCAGGCCGTGCCTCTGCTGCGCTCGGAAAAGCCCCTGGTGGGCACGGGCATGGAAGTGGACGTGGCCCGCGACTCCGGCGCCTGCATTGTGGCCCCGGCCGACGGCAAGGTGCAGTACGCGGACGCCGACCGCATCGTGGTGGCCTATGAAGGCGACATCTACAAGGATCAGGGCGGCGTGCGGGCCTACGACCTGCTCAAGTTCCACAAGTCGAATCAGAACTCCTGCTTCGGGCAGAAGCCGACCTGCTATCCCGGCCAGATCGTCAAGAAAGGCCAGATCCTGGCTGACGGTCCCGGCATCGACGAAGGCCAGCTGGCCTTGGGCAAGAACCTGGTAGTGGCCTTCATGCCCTGGTGCGGCTACAACTACGAAGACTCCATCCTGATTTCCGAACGCACGGTCAAGGAGGACGTCTTCACCTCCATCCACATCGAAGAGTTCGAAGTGGTGGCCCGCGACACCAAGCTGGGACCCGAGGAAATCACCCGCGATATCCCCAACGTCAGCGAAGACATGCTGCGCAACCTGGACGAAAGCGGCATCATCCGCATCGGCGCGGCCGTCAAGCCTGACGACATTCTGGTGGGCAAGATCACCCCCAAGGGCGAAACCCAGCTCACCCCGGAAGAAAAGCTCCTGCGGGCCATTTTCGGCGAAAAGGCCAGGGATGTGAAAAACACCTCCCTGAAGGTTCCGCCGGGAGTGGAAGGCACCATTATCGACGTAAAGGTCTTCAACCGCCGTTCGGGCGAGAAGGACGAGCGCACCCTGGCTATCGAGGCCCACGACACTTCGGTGCTGGACCAGAAGGAAGCCGACCATATGCGCGCCCTTACCGAGCGCACGCGGGATCTGCTTGCACCGCATGTGCTGGGCAAGCAGATCGCGGCCTCCCTGCCCGGCAAGAAAAAGGGCGAAGTGCTGGCCGAAGCCGGCGCGGCCCTCACCGAGGAACAGCTGGCCCAGCTGCCTGTCAAGAAACTGGCCGGTCTGTTCAAGAGCAAGGAAGTCAACGACGAGGTGGCCGAACTGCTCCGGGCCTATGACCACGAGGTGGATTATCTCAAGGCCATTTACGACGCCAAGCGCGAGAAGGTCACCGAAGGCGACGATCTGCCCCCCGGCGTGATCAAGATGGTCAAGGTGCATATCGCCATCAAGCGCAAGCTCTCGGTGGGCGACAAAATGGCCGGCCGCCACGGCAACAAGGGCGTGGTTTCCTGCATCCTGCCGGAAGAGGACATGCCCTTCTTCGCCGACGGAAGGCCCGTGGACATTGTGCTCAACCCCCTGGGCGTGCCTTCGCGTATGAATATCGGCCAGATCATGGAAACCCACCTCGGCTGGGGCGCCAAGGAACTGGGCCGTCAGTTGGCCGAACTGGTGGATTCCGGCGCGGCCATGCAGGTCTTGCGCAAGGAAGTCAAGGACGTCTTCGGCTCCGAAGAGGTCTGCGCGCTGGTGGACGGCATGGACGACGAGGAATTTGTCGCCTCGGTCAAGAAGCTGCGCAACGGCATCGTGACCAAGACGCCGGTTTTCGACAGCGCCACTGAAGAAGACATCTGGGGCTGGATGGACAAGGCCGGTCTGGAAAACGACGGCAAAACCACCCTGTATGACGGACGCACCGGCGTGCCTTTCAGAAACCGGGTCACCACGGGCGTCATGTACATCCTCAAACTGCACCACCTGGTGGACGAAAAAATCCACGCCCGTTCCACGGGCCCCTACTCCCTGGTCACCCAGCAGCCTCTGGGCGGCAAGGCCCAGTTCGGCGGTCAGCGTCTGGGCGAAATGGAAGTCTGGGCTCTGGAGGCCTACGGCGCGGCCTACCTCCTCCAGGAATTCCTCACGGTCAAGTCCGACGACGTGACCGGGCGCGTCAAGATGTACGAGAAAATCGTCAAGGGCGACAACTTCCTGGAAGCCGGTCTGCCCGAATCCTTCAATGTTCTGGTCAAGGAACTCATGAGCCTCGGGCTCAACGTGACCCTGCACCAGGAGGAAGGCAAGAAAAAGCCCAAGCGCGTGGGCTACATGCGCGACCGCGACGAAGAGGCGGAATAG
- the rplA gene encoding 50S ribosomal protein L1, giving the protein MPRHGKNFRKALEAYNPQERFSIEEAVSKSLNASFAKFDETVDVAIRLGVDPKYSDQMVRGAVTLPNGLGKTVRVAVFCKGEKQAEAKEAGADAVGAEELVAKVKEGWLEFDAAVATPDVMALVGQIGRLLGPRGLMPNAKTGSVTFDVTKAVTELKAGRVEFKVDKAGVLHAPLGKVSFGSEKILGNLKALLDTVNRLKPSAAKGSYMLSMAVSTTMGPGFKVDMPQVKKFLEG; this is encoded by the coding sequence ATGCCCAGACATGGCAAAAATTTTCGTAAAGCCCTTGAGGCTTACAATCCGCAGGAGCGCTTCAGCATTGAAGAAGCTGTGAGCAAATCCTTGAACGCCTCCTTCGCCAAGTTCGACGAAACCGTGGATGTGGCCATCCGCTTGGGCGTTGACCCCAAGTATTCCGACCAGATGGTGCGCGGCGCCGTCACCCTGCCCAACGGGCTGGGCAAGACCGTGCGCGTGGCCGTGTTCTGTAAGGGCGAGAAGCAGGCCGAAGCCAAGGAAGCCGGTGCCGACGCTGTGGGCGCCGAAGAACTGGTGGCCAAGGTCAAGGAAGGCTGGCTGGAATTCGACGCCGCCGTGGCCACGCCCGACGTCATGGCTCTGGTGGGCCAGATCGGCCGTCTGCTCGGACCCCGCGGTCTGATGCCCAACGCCAAAACCGGTTCCGTCACCTTTGACGTGACCAAGGCCGTGACCGAACTCAAGGCCGGCCGCGTGGAATTCAAGGTCGACAAGGCCGGTGTGCTGCACGCCCCCTTGGGCAAGGTTTCTTTCGGTTCTGAAAAGATCCTGGGCAACCTCAAAGCCCTGCTGGACACCGTCAACCGCCTGAAACCCTCGGCCGCCAAGGGCTCTTACATGTTGTCCATGGCGGTTTCCACCACCATGGGGCCCGGCTTCAAGGTCGATATGCCCCAGGTCAAAAAATTTCTTGAAGGTTAG
- the rplK gene encoding 50S ribosomal protein L11 codes for MAKKEVAKIKLQIPAGAANPSPPVGPALGQHGLNIMGFCKEFNARTQDQKGMIIPVVITVYADRSFTFITKTPPAAVLIMKAAKLEKGSGEPNRNKVGSLSMAQVEEIAKVKLPDLNAATLESAVKSIAGTARSMGIDVK; via the coding sequence ATGGCCAAAAAAGAAGTTGCCAAGATCAAATTGCAGATTCCCGCCGGCGCGGCCAACCCCTCGCCGCCGGTGGGCCCGGCTCTGGGCCAGCACGGCCTGAACATCATGGGCTTCTGCAAGGAGTTCAATGCCCGCACCCAGGACCAGAAAGGGATGATCATCCCCGTGGTCATCACGGTTTACGCCGACCGCTCCTTCACCTTCATCACCAAGACGCCTCCGGCTGCGGTGCTGATTATGAAGGCGGCCAAACTCGAAAAGGGTTCCGGCGAACCCAACCGCAATAAAGTGGGCAGCCTCAGCATGGCGCAGGTGGAAGAGATCGCCAAGGTCAAGCTGCCGGACCTCAATGCCGCCACCTTGGAATCCGCGGTGAAGTCCATTGCCGGTACCGCCCGCAGCATGGGCATTGACGTTAAGTAA
- the rplJ gene encoding 50S ribosomal protein L10 → MNRSEKAAIIEAIKAKADQASFAVLTDFKGMTVEELTNLRVSLRNAGGEYHVVKNTLARIALTGGTHDAIKDKFHENCGVALGFDDPVAVAKALSDFAKQSKLFELRCASLDGKEMTAAQVDALAKLPGREQLLGQLLGTMNAVPTNFVSLFANMLRGLLYALKGIEEQKGKAAA, encoded by the coding sequence GTGAACAGGTCTGAAAAAGCCGCAATTATTGAAGCCATCAAGGCCAAGGCCGACCAGGCTTCCTTTGCGGTGCTGACGGACTTCAAGGGCATGACGGTGGAAGAGCTGACGAACCTCCGGGTGAGCCTGCGCAATGCGGGCGGCGAATATCATGTCGTCAAAAACACCCTGGCTCGTATCGCTCTGACCGGCGGCACGCACGACGCCATCAAGGACAAGTTCCATGAGAACTGCGGCGTGGCCCTTGGGTTCGACGACCCGGTGGCGGTGGCCAAGGCGCTCAGTGATTTCGCCAAGCAGAGCAAGCTCTTTGAGCTGCGTTGCGCCAGCCTGGACGGCAAGGAAATGACCGCCGCCCAGGTGGATGCTCTGGCCAAACTGCCCGGTAGGGAGCAGTTGCTCGGCCAGTTGCTTGGCACTATGAACGCCGTGCCCACCAATTTTGTGTCGCTGTTTGCCAATATGCTGCGCGGTCTGCTCTATGCCCTCAAGGGTATTGAAGAACAGAAAGGCAAGGCCGCCGCGTAA
- the rplL gene encoding 50S ribosomal protein L7/L12: MAVTKEEVVEFISSMTVLELSEFIKELEEKFGVSAAAPAAAMVMAAPAAGGDGAAVEEKTEFDVILKETGANKIGVIKVVRALTNLGLKEAKEKVDGAPSTLKEAVSKEEAEEAKKQLTEAGATVEIK; this comes from the coding sequence ATGGCCGTGACCAAAGAAGAAGTTGTTGAATTCATCTCCAGCATGACCGTTCTGGAACTTTCCGAATTCATCAAGGAACTGGAAGAGAAATTCGGTGTTTCCGCCGCCGCGCCTGCCGCCGCCATGGTGATGGCCGCCCCGGCCGCCGGTGGCGACGGCGCCGCCGTTGAGGAAAAGACCGAATTCGACGTCATCCTCAAGGAAACCGGCGCCAACAAGATCGGCGTCATCAAGGTCGTGCGCGCCCTGACCAACCTTGGCCTCAAGGAAGCCAAGGAAAAGGTTGACGGCGCTCCCTCCACCCTGAAGGAAGCCGTTTCCAAGGAAGAAGCCGAGGAAGCCAAGAAGCAGCTCACCGAAGCCGGCGCCACCGTGGAAATCAAGTAA